Part of the Halobaculum halobium genome, GGCGGACCGCCGGGGCGACCGAGGCGGCGGCCGCCGGCGCCGCCGGCGTCGAGACCACCGACGAGGGGATCCCGGTCTCGGCCGCCCGCGCCGGCGTCGGTGAGGTCGAGGCGAACGTCCCCGGCCGGACGTACAAGCAGGTCGACACCTGCGCCGGCGAGTTCCAGGCGTCGACGCCGTACTACTACTCCTCGCGCAAGCCGGAGTGGTTCTCCGGTCCGTTCGAGGGCGACGCCGCCGGCGGCGAGCTGCGCGTCGACCGCGACGCCGAGAGCGTCGTCGTCGTGGGCGGCGGCCCAATCCGCATCGGTCAGGGCGTCGAATTCGACTACTGCTCGGTGCACGCGGTGCGCGCGCTGCGCGAACAGGGCATCGACGCGCACGTCGTGAACAACAACCCCGAGACGGTGTCGACGGACTACGACACCTCCGACGGGCTGTTCTTCGAACCGATCACCGCCGAGGAGGTCGCCGACGTTATCGAGGCGACCGCCGCAGACGGCGTGATGATCCAGTTCGGCGGGCAGACCTCCGTCGACATCGGCGAGCCGCTGCGCGACGAACTGGAGCGCCGCGGCGTCGAGTGCGACATCATGGGCACCGCCGTCGAGGCGATGGACCTGGCGGAAGACCGCGACCGCTTCAACCGCCTCATGGACGAGCGCGGCATTGCCCAACCGGAAGGCGGGTCCGCGACCAGCGAGGAGGAGGCGCTGGGGCTGGCCCGGGAACTGGGCTATCCGGTACTGGTCCGCCCGAGCTACGTGCTCGGCGGACGCGCGATGCGCGTCGTCGACGACGACGACGAGCTGAAGGAGTACATCGAGGAGGCCGTGCGCGTCTCCCCGGACAAGCCGATCCTCGTCGACGAGTTCCTCGCCGACGCGGTCGAGCTCGACGTCGACGCCGTCGCCGACGGCGAGGACGTGCTCATCGGCGGCGTGATGGAACACGTCGAGGCCGCGGGCGTCCACTCCGGCGACTCCGCGTGCGTCATCCCGCCGCGCTCGCTCGACGAGGAGACGATGGCCCGTGTGCGCGAGGTGACCGAGGAGATCGCAGACGCCCTCGACACGGTCGGGCTGATGAACGTCCAGCTGGCGGTGCGCGACGGCGAGGTGTACGTCCTCGAAGCGAACCCGCGCTCCTCGCGCACGGTCCCGTTCGTCTCGAAGGCGACGGGCGTCCCCATCGCCAAGCTCGCCGCCCGCGTCATGGCCGGCGAGTCGCTTGCGGACATGGCCGTCGACGAGGCGATCCCCGAACACTTCTCGGTGAAGGAGGTCGTCCTGCCGTTCGATCGCCTGCCGAATTCGGACCCGCGCCTCGGCCCCGAGATGAAGTCCACGGGCGAGGTGATGGGTACGGCGAGCGACTTCGGCGTCGCCTACGGGAAGGCGCTGGACGCGGCGGGCCAGCGGCTCCCCGACGGCGGCGTGGTCGCGTTCGAGACGGTCGGCGACAGCCTCCCGCGGAGGGGCACCGAGGAGTACGAGCACCTCCGCGCGGGGCTGGAGGAGTACTACGAGGTCGAGCCGGTCGGTGACGTGGCGGAGGCGCTGCGCCGCGGCGACATTGACTTGCTGATATCCGACGAGGTCGACGCGCTGCGCGCGGCCGTCTCCGAGGAGGTCGCGTACCTCTCGACGACCGAGTCGGTCGAGGCGTCGCTCGAGGCGCTCGCCTCCCGCGGCCAGGACCTGGACGTGCTCGCGGTCTCTGAGCGCCCGCGCCGCACGGCGGCGTGGGGACGGAGGGACTGACGGGCTATCGACTGACGACGGTCGCAGCCACGCTCGCAACCACACCGGCCTGCGGCCCCCTTTTCACGTGGGCGCGCGAACTGCAGCGCGTGACCGACGAAGACGCGCCCTCGACGGTTGCCGATCAGCTCCCCGACGATCTCGCCGAGGTGTTCCCCGCGTTCGCGGGGATCGACGATCCCGATCTCCGCACGAGCGTCCGCGACGCGTACGCGCTGGCACTCGCCGAGACGGACTGGACCGACCTCGCGGCGGTGCCGTGGCTCCCGGACGAACAGGCTCGCCTCGGTCTTCCCGACGAGACGAACGTGGAGCACGTCAACGACGTGACCGCGCTGGCGACGGCGCTGACGGACGCCCTTACCGACCGCCGTCCCGATCTCGGGATCGACCGCGACCTCGTGGTCGCGGGCGCGCTCGTCCACGACATCAGCAAACTGTACGAGTTCGCGCCCGGCGAAGGCGGCGACGCGGTCACAACCGACTACTACGACCTGCTCGGCCACCCCTACGTCGGCGTCCACGTCTGTGAGGCGGCGGGGCTGCCGGTCGCGCTGTCGCACGTCGTGCTCTCGCACACCGGACGGACCACCGTCGAACCCGCGACGCCCGAGGCGGTCGTGGTGAAGCGGGCCGACGAGGTCGCCGCCGCGGCGATCCGCGCGCAGGCCCTGGAGGACCTGCGCGACGCGTGAGGGCCCGCGGCGTGTCGAGTAGACGCGACCGCGGAGTGGACCCGTCACGCTTCGGACGACCTCACACCGCACCGCCGCGCGACTTACTCGAGCTTCCCGAGCGCCTCGAAGAAGTCCGAGGAGGGCCCGGCGATCCGGACCGGCGGCTCCGTCGTCGCGACGGTCACCTCGGTGGGGACCTCGAGGGTCCGCTGATCGCGGCCGTCGGTGATGACGACGGCCTCGTCGGTGTCGGTGAGGGTAACGCTCACGGTCGCGTCTGATCCGACCAACAGCGGGGGCATCCCGTCCTCGGCGCACATCTCTGTGACGACCAGGCCGTCGACCGACGGGTGAACGAGCGGTCCGCCCTCCGAGAGGTTGTACGCGGTCGACCCGGTCGGAGTTGACACGAGCACGCCGTCTGCGTGACCGCTGGAGTAGAGCGACCCGTCGACGCGGACCTCGTACCCCACGCCGCCGCCGCGACCGCGTCGGCCACCCTGGACGACGATCTCGTTGGCCGCCGGATCCGAGCGCCAGCCCTCGCACTCGGCGGCGATCCGTGGGGCCTCGCGGACGTGCATCCCGTCGCCGCGGAACGCGTCGACCTCGGCGAGCACCGCGTCGACCGCGTTGTCGGGCGTGACGCCGTTGAGAAACCCGACCTCGCCGAGGTTCACGCCGAGTATCGGCACGCCGCCGGCGCCGCGGGCCGCAAAGAGGAACGTCCCGTCGCCACCGATAGAGACGACGAGATCGACGCGGTCCATCGCGGAGACGGGGATGCCCTCGAGGTCGAGGGCAGAGGCTGTCGCCTCGTCGACGGTGACGCGCACGTCGCCTGCTCGGAGCCGATCGCGCAGGTCCTCCGCCAGGTACGCCGCGCGGGTGTTCCCCCGCTGGGCGACGATGCCGACTTCCATACCCGGACGTGGCCGCCCCCGGTCAAAAAGCCACTCGACAGCGGCTGATGACCCGCGGGGTCGGTCACGTGAGCGCGCAGGAGCGCGGGTACGCTGGGGAACATTCATGCCCGCGGCCCGTCTCCGAGGTGACGATGAGCGAACGGTCGAGGACGGCGCACGCCGCGCGTGCCCCGCCACGGCGGGCGACGGTGGACCGAGCACGCGGGAGGAGCCGACCGTGAGCGACGACGACGACTGGTACGAACGCGCCCTCCGGGAAGCCGACGAAGACGGTGAGGAGCCCGAGTCCGACGACGAGCGAGCCAGCGACGAGCGAGCCGACGGTGATCACGCAGATGACGATCGAACGTCGAGAGAGGAGGAGCCGGCAGGCGCTGGCGACGACGCCGCGTCGGGCGACCCCCCGTTCGAGGCGGACGTCGACCCCGCCGAGGGCGAGTTCGACGACGACTTCGACGATCTCGACGGCGGTTCGTTCGACGCGGCCTTCGGCGACGACTTCGAACCGCGTCGCGTCGAGACGGCGGAGCCGGACTCCGCGGGTGACCCAGAGTTCGGGGGGACCGACGCCAGCGGCGAGCGCGACGAAGACGCCGAAGGTCAGGACGTCCGACCAGACCAGTCGACAGGCGAGACAGGAGCCGGCTCGTCCGCGGACCCTGACTCGGCGGACGGTTCGACCGACCCGTTCGGCGGGGTGAGCGACGACGCGGCAGACCCCGCCGGCACCGGTGGCGACGACCCGATGGACGACCCGTTCGGGGACGATTTCGGCGCGGCGATGCAGAACGCGCCGGGATCTGGGGGCCAGGACGGCGGTGGCCCGGGAGGTGCGGGGGGTGACGAGTTCGGTGGCGGATTCGGCGACTTCGGTGGCGGTGGGTTCGGAGGGGGCGGGATCGCCGGCGGCGGTCCCGACTTCGACGAGGAGGAGTTCGAGTCGGACATCAAACGGATCGACATCGGGATCGAGGGGCTCGACGAGATGATCCTCGGCGGCGTCCCCGAGCGGTCGCTGATGGCGGTCGTCGGCAGCGCCGGGACGGGCAAGACGACGTTCGGGCTCCAGTTCCTTACCGAGGCGCTGAAGAACGACGGCGACGCGGTGTACATCACGCTCGAGGAGTCCAGAGAGCGGATCCTCTCGACAGCCGAAGAGAAGGGGTGGGAGTACCGTCGCTACGCCGAGGAGGACCGCCTCGCGGTCATCTCCATGGACCCCATCGAGATGGCGAACTCGCTGGACTCCATCCGCGACGACATCTCCCGGCTCGTCACCGAGTTCGGCGCCGACCGACTCGTTCTCGACTCCGTCTCGCTGCTGGAGATGATGTACGACCATCCGAGCAAGCGCCGCTCGGAGGTGTTCGACTTCACCAGGTCGCTGAAACAGGCGGGCGTGACGACGATGCTGACGAGCGAGGCGAGCGAGGACAACCCCTACGCGTCGCGCCACGGCATCGTGGAGTACCTCACCGACGCCGTGTTCGTCCTCCAGTACGTGCGCCCGTCGGACTTCCGCGAGACGCGCCTCGCCGTCGAGATCCAGAAGATCCGCGACGCGAACCACTCGCGCGAGACGAAGCCCTACGAGATCATGAACGACGGCATCTCGGTGTACCGGCAGGCGAACATCTTCTGAGCCGGATACCCGGGACGGCTCCCGGGGTTGCGGCCAGCGTCACGTCTCCGGCGTGAGCGGCGCTTCGAGCCGAACTCCGACTTCCGACGGTCGACAGTGAACCGCGACCGGCTGACGACGACCAAGCGGGTCAGACCTCGGCGGTCCAGTAGGAGACCGACGAGAGCTTCTCGCCGATCTGGTTCGAACCGATCGCCTGATCAAGCGACCAGAAGGGGTCGGCGACGGCGTTCGGCACTTCGCGATAGAACCCGTAGGGGAACACGAAGTCGTGGTCGGCCTGGCGGAGGCGCAAGCCGGCGCCGTCGACGAGCCGCTCGACCTCCTCGCGCCCGTACAGCCGCGACCCCATCGGAAGCGCCCAGTTGTACAGCACGCGGAACGATGACCCCCGGAACGTGTCGAAAAAGACCACGTCCTTCGAGACGCGCGCCATCTCTGCGAGGAACTTCGCGGGCGTGTCCGCGAGGTGGAAAAACCGCATCGCGAACACGGCGTCGAAGTGGTCGTCAGGGAACGGGAGCCGGGCGGCGTCGCCGCGCATGAACTCGACGGTCGACGCGATGCCGGCCCGGTGAGCCTTCTCGCGTCCCTGCGCGAGCATCGCGTCGGAGATGTCGAGGCCGACGATGTCGGCGCCCCGCTCGGCGAGCATCACGGTGAACCGTCCGGTACCGCAGGCGATCTCGAGCACGCGTTCGTCCTCGACCGGCGCGAGCGCCTCGAGCACGGCGCGCTTCTCGCGGCGGTCGATGAGGCGTCCGCCCTTCGAGAATCGCTTGCTGTCGTACTCCTCGGCGACCGCGTCGGCCTGGTACCACTCCTGGCCCTTCACACTACATCCGGATGCTCGGGCGAGCGGTAAAACGATACTGATAGCCCGCCGACTGCGGCGCGGTCCGCGGCTCGCCACCGTGGGTTTCTACGGACCGATCACCCGCTCGTGACGATCCGCTCGGTCGGGATCCGGATGATGACGCGAGGGCCCGACTCCTCGCCGTGGTGCGGATACTCGTCGACGTCGAAGTACCGCTTCGCCAGCTTGTCGATGTGCTCGACGGCGCCGTCCTCGGTGAGTTCAGCTTCCCCCATCACCGACACGTAGCGGTACGGGTCCTCGGGGTCGGTGACCGAGAGCCCGACCTTCGGGTTGTTCCGGACGTTCCGTTCCTTGCGCCGGCCGCGGGCGGTGTTGACGAGAACGTACTCGCGGTCCTCGTGGTCGACCCACACCGGCGTAACCTGTGGCGTTCCGTCTGGCATGACCGTCGAGAGGTGCGCGAACGACTCCGACTCGAAGATGTCGACGTGTGACGCTGGAATCACGTGTTCCCCTCGGCCGGGCGGTACTTGGTCGTTAGCGTCGGCGATCCGCACCGGGGGGCTGGCGTCCCGTCGGTTCGACAGCGCGTCGCCTTCCGCTCGCTCCCCGACCGAACTCGGCACTTGTCAGAGAATCGCCCCGCCGAACTGGCGGATTCTGCCCGAACGGGCACAGTGATATTATGCGTATAAGGGATATGCACGAGTTGGTCTTGTATTGAGGCAACCTTTACCAGCACCCTTGAACTCCGAAGGAGTATGAGCACCAGTACCGCGGACCCGGACGCTGCAGACGCGCTCACCGACACTGAATATCGCGATCTCCTCAGCGACCTGCCGCCGAGCGCGAAGCTCGTCGCCAAGGTCCTCGAGGGCGACGCGCCGCTTTCACAGGGGCAGTTAGCTGAGGAGTCGCTGCTCCCTGACCGCACCGTGCGCTACGCCCTCAATCGGCTGGAGGAGCAGGGACTCGTCGGCTCGCGGTACTCGTTCAAGGACGCGCGCAAGCAGGTCTACTACCTGAACCGGTAGGCAGGTCGTCGCTCGCTCCGAAGCCGTTCGACGCCGTCGCCGCCGCCATCGTCATCGCCCGCGCGTCGGTTGCGGAGGCCGGTTGGAATCCCCCCTTTTAAGTCCACGACTTCCTACCCTGAGCTATGGAGCTCTCGGTGGTCGTCCCGACGCTCAACGGTCGGGACAGGCTGGCGGCCAGCCTCGACGCGCTGGCGGCCGAAGCGCCGGACGTGGAGGTGATCGTGGTGAACGGTCCCTCCGCAGACGGGACGACCGGGATGGTCCGCGACCGCGACGACGTGGACGTCCTCGTCGAGATCGCCGCGCGCAACGTGAACGTCGCCCGCAACGCGGGCCTGGAGGTGGCTGACGGCGACGCGATCGCCTTCCTCGGCTACGACCACGAGGTCGAACCCGGGTGGCGCGAGGGAGTGGCCGACGCGTTCGCCGAGGGGGCGTCGGTCGCCACAGGGCCGCTGCGGCGGGCGGTGCGCGGCGGCGCGACGAGCGACGGGCTCGAGCGTCGGCAGATCGCAGACAGGGAGGTGTCGTATTTCAACGGCCGCAACGTCGTCTTCGCGCGCCCCGTGCTGGCGGAGCTGGACGGGTTCGACGAGTACCTCGAAACCGGCGGCGCGCGCGACGCCGCCCACCGCCTCGCGGGAATGGGCGTGGACGTGACGTGGCGCGGCGACGTGGCCGCCCGGCGTCGCGCGGAAGCGACCGACGGCGGGATCGAGCGCCGGGACCTCGGCTGGAAGTACCGGGCGCTCGCGTACCGGCTCACGAAGAACTACGGGGTCCGACCGACGGTCCTCCGCCGAACGCTCAGCCACGCCGTCGGCGACGCCGCGGGCGCCTTGCGCGACGTCGTCGGCGGCGAGGCGACTCCCACCTCGTGGGCGCGAAACGGGCGCGACGTGATCGCGGGCATCTCTTCTGGCGCCTCCGACGGGCTCGTCGCCCGCGCCCGCGACCGCTCGCCGAAGCGGAACCCGAACGGCGTCACCGCGCGGGCCGACCGCGCCGTCGCGCGGTACGACCGACGGACGGACTGAGGGGGACGGCGGCCTGTCACACGTCCGCACCGGGAGCCAGCGCGTCGATGACGCGCGCGGCGTTCTTCGAGAGCGCGCGGTCGAGCAGGTCCTCGGGCACGTCGAGCGTGAGCACCTCCATCACGCCGACGTCGGGATGGGTGTCGGGCGCGCCCGAGCCGAACAGCACGCGGTCGGGGTGTTCCAAGAGCCCCCGTTCGAGCACGTCTCGGAACCGGACGAACGCGGTGTCGAGGTAGAGGTCGTCGTGGGAGTCCAGCAGCTCCAGCGCATCGTCCATCAGCCCCCGATCGAGGGGGTAGCCGCCGAACGACGAGAGGATCACCGGGAAGTCGTACGACAGCACCGTCTCGGCGACCGCGTCAGGCGGGTAGCCGCGTCCGGCGTGGACGATGACCGGCTCGCCGGCGACGGCGATCTGGTCGAGCGTCTCCTCGGTCGGGAGCCCGTCGCTCACGGGGTCGAGCACGAAGCCGTGAAGGCGGCTGTCGTAGGCGTACTGCTCCACGTCGCCGGGATCGGTGTGGTGGTCCGCGGGAGCGGCAGCGAGGTTGCGAAGCCGGGAGACAGCGGAGTCGCCGGGGTCGCGGGGACCGTTCAGCCGCGCCATCGCGCGGAACGGCCGGTCGACCGAGAGGCGTGCGACGGCGTTGTTCGCGCGGAGGTACCCCTCACCCGCCGGACGCGGTCCCGGCGCGACTGCCGACTGGACCACACCCGCCTGGTGCATCTCGCGCTGGAGCCGTTCTGGAGAGCTGTCGCGTCCGCGAGAGGCGACGACCGCCCCGTCCTCGGGGTCGAGGCGCGCGTGCACGTCGACCACGCGGAACCCGTGCTCCAACTCCAACATCTATCTCCTCCCTACGACGCTCCCGACTTGAGTGTTGCAGTCTCCGGGCCATCGATCGAGCGTCGGGAACCCGCTGCGTTCGGCGCCCGCAATCGCGCCGGCGCTGCGACGAGCTCTCACGTCGCAGTCGACTAGTTTTCTCGGTACTCGCTACGATATCTTCATATGGAATCGCGACCTATCTACTCGTTGATCACTCCATGAGCTACATGCAGCAACCCCTCTACGTTCTGACTGAGTCGACCCAGCGAACCAGCGGCACCGACGCGCGTCGGTCGAACGTCGCCGCCGGGCGAGCCGTCGCGAGCGCGGTCCGAACGACGCTCGGTCCCCGCGGGATGGACAAGCTGCTCGTCGACTCCTCGGGCGGGGTCGTCGTCACGAACGACGGCGCGACGATCCTGAGAGAGATGGACATCGAGCACCCGGCGGCGCAGATGCTCGTCGAGGTCGCCGAGACCCAGGAGTCAGAAGTCGGGGACGGCACGACGACGGCCGCGGTGCTTGCGGGCGAGCTGCTCGCGCGCGCCGAGGGACTCCTCGACGACGACGTCCATGCGACGGCCGTGGTCGAGGGGTACCACGAAGCGCTCCGGCTCGCGCTCGACGCCGTCGACGGGCTGCTCGTCGAAGGCGAGGTCGACCGCGACGCGCTGGTGACGGTCGCCGAGACCGCCATGACCGGCAAGGGAACCGGTGACGTCGCGACCGGCGTGCTCGCCGAGATCGTCGTCGACGCGGTGCTTCAGGTGGCAGACGACGGCCGCCGGGTCGACCGCGACGACATCCGCGTGTTCACCCGAACGGGCGCCTCCGCGGCCGCGACCGAACTCGTCCGCGGCGTCGTCTTCGAGGAGGAACCCGCCGCCGACAACATGCCCCGCAGCGTCGAAGACGCGACCGTGGCCGTGCTCGACATGAAACTCGACGTGCGCTCGGGCGAGGTAGACACCGAGTACACGATCACCTCCGTCGAGCAGCTCGACGCCGCGATCTCCGCGGAGGACGCCGAGCGCCGCGGGATCGCCGAGACGCTCTCAGAGGCCGGCGTCGACGTGGTCTTCAGTTCGAAGGAGATCTCCGATCCCGTCGCCGCGTACCTCGCCGACGCTGGCATCCTCGCGTTCTCCAACGTGAAGACGAGCGAGGCGCGCGCCTTCGCCCGCGCCACCGGCGCTCGACGCCTCGGGACGCTCGACGGCATCGAGTCCGGCGATCTCGGCACCGCCGCGTCCGTTCGCGTCGAGCGCCACGGCGGCGACGATGTGACCTTCCTCGACGGGAGCGACGACTCCCGCACCGTGACGCTGTACGTGCGGGGATCGACCGACCACGTGGTCGACGAGACGGAGCGCGCGATCGACGACGCCCTCGGCGTGGTCGTCGCCGCTCACGCGGACGGCGAGATCGTCCCCGGCGCCGGCGCCGTCGAGATCGCGATCGCCGATCGCCTCCGCTCGGGCGCCAACGCGGTCACCGGACGGAAGTCGCTGGCGGTCGAGGCGTTCGCCGACGCCGTCGACGCCATCCCGCGAACGCTCGCGGAGAACGCGGGGCTCGACCCGATCGACGCGCTGGTCGACCTGCGCGCGCGCCACGACCGCGAGGGCGTCGCCGGCATCGTGATCGACGGGCCGTCCGTCCAGATCACCGATCCCCGTGACGACCGGGTCGTCGACCCGGCGGCCGTCAAGCGCGAGGCATTGGAGTCCGCAACCGAGGCAGCGACGATGATCCTCCGCATCGACGACGTCATCGCGGCGAACTGAGCTGCGCACGGCCGAGTTTTCGGGGGATATCTTGGGACGGTAGCGACACCGACGGCCGCTAAAGGCTCGGAAGGGACCAGTCTCTCCGAACTGCGACCAGCCGAAGCGCGAACACGCCGACTGCGACCCCCAGCGTCGCTGTCGCGCCCCGGACACCGGCCGTACCGGCGAGGACGTAGGCGACGCCGCCCAGCAGCGCGGGCGTCGCATAAAAGTCCTCACGGAGCACGACGGGCGTTCTGGTGAGCAAGAGGTCCGACAGCGAGCCGCCGCCGACGCCGGTGAGCGTCGCGGTGACGACGACGCCGAACGCCGAGAGGCCGGCATCGGCGCCGACGGCCGCGCCCGAGGCGGCGAACGCCGCGAGCCCGACCGCGTCGGCGACGAGGAACGCCGAGTGGTCGCGGACGCGACCCGCTCCCCCAGACAGCGCCGCCGCGACGAGGAGGCCGACGCCGACGCCCGCGAGCACCACCAACACGTCGCCCGTCGAGCGCAACGCGGCGGGGACGCGGCCGACCAGCACGTCGCGGATGGTGCCGCCCCCGAGCGCGGTGAGCACGCCGAGCGTCGCGACGCCGAACGGGTCGAGGTCGGCGTCGGCGCCCTTGAGCGAGCCCGCGACGGCGAACGCGAGCAGGCCGACGAGGTTCATCGCCGCGACCGCGGCGGCGGCGGGGACGGTCGAGGCGGCGGCGGTCACCGCCGAGACGGCCGAGACGACCCACACGGCTCAGGCCGTCGGCACCGTCGCCGAGACTTCCTCCTCGAACGAGAGCGTCACGGCCCGACCGGGCGCGATGTCGAACGCCTCGTCGCCGCGTCCCTGGTTCGCGTCGCACTCGACGAAGCCGTGGCTGCCGACGGTGACGAGGGGGTCGTGTTTGTCCACGTCGGCGAACGTCTCGACGACCGGCACCTCGCGGACGCCGGCGGCGGTCTCGACGGCGATCGTCTCGCCGACGCGCCCCTCGAGGAAGTCGCCGGGGACGTTGGTGACCGCGTTGCCGAAGTCGTCGACGACGAGCACTTCGCCGGAGGCCGTGTCGGACTCGACCCAGGCGTCGGGGATCGCGTAGTCGTCGTAGTCGTCGGCGCGGACGAACCCCTCGAGCGACTCGATCGCGTCGACGCCGGCCTCGTGGACCCGGGCGGCTGCGGGCGCGAACACGTCGCGCCCGTGGAACGTGCTGGACCGTGGATCGGGGTCGTCGACCGCGTACACGTCGATCGCGTCCGCGGGGTCGGCGTCGGGACCGACGTGCTCGGCCGCCAGCGCGCGGGCCGGCGGAAGCAGACAGCCGTTGTCTGGCCCGACGAGCGCGTGGTCGCCCGCGCGGACGCAGACGGCCGCACGGTCGGTCCCGACCCCGGGGTCGACGACGACGAGGTGGACGCCGGGCGGGAACTCGGGGAGGACGAAGCGGAGCCAGAAGGCGGCCGCACGAGGGTCGCCCTGCGGGAGGTCGTGAGCGACGTCGACCAGGTCCGTGACGCCGCGCGAGCGGAGGACGCCCTTCATCGCGGCGGGGTACGGCGAACCGAAGTCGGAGGCGAGCGTCAGCATTCGAAGGTCACGCCGGGTCGGCGGTTGATCCGTCGCGGTCCGTTTCGATCGACGCGTCCGCACCGTTGGCGTCCGAGGAGGACACCTGTCGGATGCGGTCGACGCCGTCGATCTCCTCGATCGTCGCGACGACCTCGTCCGGCACGAGTGGCCTCCAGCCGTCGCCGCGGATCATGCGCTGGCGGAGTTCACTCCCCTCCAGCACCTCTCGACGGAACATCGGCGAGGAGCGGACTTCGACGCCCGCTTCCTCGAACAGGCGGACGACGAGGGGGTTGTTCGAGTACGCCACGTCGAACTTCGGCGACATCGACTGGACGTGGCTCACCCACACCGAGTTGCGCTCGAGGTCCTCGATCGGAACCACGTACGTGGTCACGTCGAGATCGGCCAGCGACTTCGTCACCATCATCACGCGCTCGCCGGCGGTGAACGGGTTGCGATGGGTGTGGGAGTCGCCCGCCGACCCGATGCCGAGGACGAGTTCGTCCACGTCGTCGGCGATCTCCTCGACCATGTGGTGGTGGCCGTTGTGGTACGGCTGGAACCGCCCGATGTAGAACCCCCGCATGCGTGGACGTATCTCGCGGCGAGTTTAAAAGCCCGGCGAGTGGTGCGGGGGCAGACGAACGCCGGTCACCGCGTCGCTACTGGCCGTTCTCGCTCGGGCGAGCGCGGCTCACGGGGGGAGAAAGTATATGAATCGACAGACCCTGTTTCTCGGTAGTAACGATTCTATGAGCAACGATCGAAACGACAGCCGGGACGGCGATGACGTCCTGGGCCCGGAGGACGCTCCTGCCGACGACGACCCCGAGTCGAACGGGATTGACGGCGGGAGATCCGGCGGGACCACCGGCGGCCGTTCGGTGGGCGCCTCCAACGATCCCTCCGACCAGGACGCCGACATCGACGACCTCGGGAGCGATGTCGAGATCGACGCGGAAATCGACGAGGAGATCGCCGAGGACCACCTCCTCGGCGGCCTCCAGATCGACTCGACCAACGACATCGAGGTCCCCGACCGGCTCGTAGACCAGGTGATCGGGCAAGAGCACGCCCGCGACGTCGTGATGAAGGCGGCAAAGCAGCGCCGCCACGTGATGATGATCGGCTCGCCCGGGACGGGTAAGTCGATGCTCGCGAAGGCGATGTCCGAGCTCCTCCCGAAAGAGGAACTGCAGGACGTGCTCGTGTACCACAACCCCGACGACGGCAACAACCCCAAAGTGCGGACGGTGCCGGCGGGCAAGGGCGAACAGATCGTCGAGGCCCACAAGGAGGAGGCCAGAAAGCGCAACCAGATGCGCAGCTTCCTCATGTGGATCATCATCGCGGTGGTGCTGGGCTACTCGCTGCTCGTCGTGAGCAACATCCTCCTCGGCATCCTCGCTGCCGGTATTATCTACCTCGCGTTCCGCTACGGCTCGCGCGGCAGCGACTCGATGATACCGAACCTCCTCGTCAACAACGCCGACGAGAAGTCGGCGCCGTTCGAGGACGCCACCGGCGCCCACGCCGGTGCGCTGCTGGGCGACGTCCGCCACGACCCGTTCCAGTCCGGCGGGATGGAGACGCCGAGTCACGACCGCGTCGAGGCCGGCGCCATCCACAAGTCGAACAAAGGCGTGCTGTTCGTCGACGAGATCAACACCCTCGACATCCGGTC contains:
- a CDS encoding glycosyltransferase family 2 protein, with the protein product MELSVVVPTLNGRDRLAASLDALAAEAPDVEVIVVNGPSADGTTGMVRDRDDVDVLVEIAARNVNVARNAGLEVADGDAIAFLGYDHEVEPGWREGVADAFAEGASVATGPLRRAVRGGATSDGLERRQIADREVSYFNGRNVVFARPVLAELDGFDEYLETGGARDAAHRLAGMGVDVTWRGDVAARRRAEATDGGIERRDLGWKYRALAYRLTKNYGVRPTVLRRTLSHAVGDAAGALRDVVGGEATPTSWARNGRDVIAGISSGASDGLVARARDRSPKRNPNGVTARADRAVARYDRRTD
- a CDS encoding trimeric intracellular cation channel family protein is translated as MNLVGLLAFAVAGSLKGADADLDPFGVATLGVLTALGGGTIRDVLVGRVPAALRSTGDVLVVLAGVGVGLLVAAALSGGAGRVRDHSAFLVADAVGLAAFAASGAAVGADAGLSAFGVVVTATLTGVGGGSLSDLLLTRTPVVLREDFYATPALLGGVAYVLAGTAGVRGATATLGVAVGVFALRLVAVRRDWSLPSL
- the thsA gene encoding thermosome subunit alpha; this translates as MQQPLYVLTESTQRTSGTDARRSNVAAGRAVASAVRTTLGPRGMDKLLVDSSGGVVVTNDGATILREMDIEHPAAQMLVEVAETQESEVGDGTTTAAVLAGELLARAEGLLDDDVHATAVVEGYHEALRLALDAVDGLLVEGEVDRDALVTVAETAMTGKGTGDVATGVLAEIVVDAVLQVADDGRRVDRDDIRVFTRTGASAAATELVRGVVFEEEPAADNMPRSVEDATVAVLDMKLDVRSGEVDTEYTITSVEQLDAAISAEDAERRGIAETLSEAGVDVVFSSKEISDPVAAYLADAGILAFSNVKTSEARAFARATGARRLGTLDGIESGDLGTAASVRVERHGGDDVTFLDGSDDSRTVTLYVRGSTDHVVDETERAIDDALGVVVAAHADGEIVPGAGAVEIAIADRLRSGANAVTGRKSLAVEAFADAVDAIPRTLAENAGLDPIDALVDLRARHDREGVAGIVIDGPSVQITDPRDDRVVDPAAVKREALESATEAATMILRIDDVIAAN
- a CDS encoding class I SAM-dependent methyltransferase; its protein translation is MKGQEWYQADAVAEEYDSKRFSKGGRLIDRREKRAVLEALAPVEDERVLEIACGTGRFTVMLAERGADIVGLDISDAMLAQGREKAHRAGIASTVEFMRGDAARLPFPDDHFDAVFAMRFFHLADTPAKFLAEMARVSKDVVFFDTFRGSSFRVLYNWALPMGSRLYGREEVERLVDGAGLRLRQADHDFVFPYGFYREVPNAVADPFWSLDQAIGSNQIGEKLSSVSYWTAEV
- a CDS encoding amidohydrolase family protein, whose product is MLELEHGFRVVDVHARLDPEDGAVVASRGRDSSPERLQREMHQAGVVQSAVAPGPRPAGEGYLRANNAVARLSVDRPFRAMARLNGPRDPGDSAVSRLRNLAAAPADHHTDPGDVEQYAYDSRLHGFVLDPVSDGLPTEETLDQIAVAGEPVIVHAGRGYPPDAVAETVLSYDFPVILSSFGGYPLDRGLMDDALELLDSHDDLYLDTAFVRFRDVLERGLLEHPDRVLFGSGAPDTHPDVGVMEVLTLDVPEDLLDRALSKNAARVIDALAPGADV
- a CDS encoding MarR family transcriptional regulator; amino-acid sequence: MSTSTADPDAADALTDTEYRDLLSDLPPSAKLVAKVLEGDAPLSQGQLAEESLLPDRTVRYALNRLEEQGLVGSRYSFKDARKQVYYLNR
- a CDS encoding PPOX class F420-dependent oxidoreductase — translated: MIPASHVDIFESESFAHLSTVMPDGTPQVTPVWVDHEDREYVLVNTARGRRKERNVRNNPKVGLSVTDPEDPYRYVSVMGEAELTEDGAVEHIDKLAKRYFDVDEYPHHGEESGPRVIIRIPTERIVTSG